Proteins found in one Elephas maximus indicus isolate mEleMax1 chromosome 11, mEleMax1 primary haplotype, whole genome shotgun sequence genomic segment:
- the RPL17 gene encoding 60S ribosomal protein L17, which yields MVRYSLDPENPTKSCKSRGSNLRVHFKNTRETAQAIKGMHIRKATKYLKDVTLQKQCVPFRRYNGGVGRCAQAKQWGWTQGRWPKKSAEFLLHMLKNAESNAELKGLDVDSLVIEHIQVNKAPKMRRRTYRAHGRINPYMSSPCHIEMILTEKEQIVPKPEEEVAQKKKISQKKLKKQKLMARE from the exons ATGGTTCGCTACTCACTTGACCCAGAAAACCCCACAAAAT CATGCAAATCAAGAGGTTCAAATCTTCGGGTCCATTTTAAG aacaCCCGAGAAACTGCCCAGGCCATCAAGGGTATGCATATCAGAAAAGCCACCAAGTAtctgaaagatgtcactttgcagaAGCAGTGTGTGCCGTTCCGGCGCTATAATGGTGGAGTTGGTAGATGTGCCCAG gCCAAGCAGTGGGGTTGGACACAGGGACGGTGGCCCAAAAAGAGTGCTGAATTTTTGCTCCACATGCTTAAAAATGCAGAGAGTAATGCTGAACTTAAG GGTTTAGATGTAGATTCTCTGGTCATTGAGCACATCCAGGTGAACAAAGCCCCCAAGATGCGCCGCCGCACTTACAGAGCTCATGGTCGAATTAACCCATATATGAGCTCCCCTTGCCACATTGAGATGATCCTTACCGAAAAGGAACAGATTGTTCCTAAACCAGAAGAGGAGGTTGCACAGAAGAAAAAG ATATCCcagaagaagctgaagaaacaaaaaCTTATGGCTCGGGAGTAA